The DNA window AAAGAGGGATCAGGTTCACCCTGCCAGAGAGGGATGACTGTAAcgaaccttcttttttttctttttctgggttttCCGACTTGCCGAACTCTGGAGGAGGGCCTGGAACAtatagaaggaaaacaaattttgagGAATGTGGAGCAAACACCAAGTGCTACTCTCGGCACTGTAGCTCTCTTCAGGATCTTCCCATCACTTATTCCTCACTCCCAAGACAAGTGCCACGTGCCCGCCCCTTTCCATCCCACACTAACCTTGAGCTCTGCATCCTGGACCTCCATCTCAGACTTATAAAGGTCAGGCTCAAAGGGACCACTGGTTATCCGCATGGGGCCATTGGGCATAAGCAAAACTGTAAATTTAAACTGGGCAACAAATTCACCTATGAGAGAAACAAAGTATTTTGATAAAATGTTCCCTTGTCATCCATCCTCTTTTCTGTGAGCTATAGGGAGGAGGGGACCATAATCAGGGGCTCCAAAGTACAACTCTCTTCTTAGAACTCACCCTCCTTCTCATAGAGAACATTAAATGGTTGTAGTAGTTCGTGTTTGGCGCACTCCACCACACCCATGCGGGCCTTCTTCTCATCTTCAAAtgctctggggagggagagacaaaTTCAGGTATCCTTATCTCCTTATCATGTCTTACCATTTTGCTCATGTTTTTACATAACTCCTACCCTCAGGCAGAAATCATGCGTAGGATTGCTTTTTTACACTACCTTCTATGAGAGGGAGATGGCAGAGGGGAGAAGGCATGCACACAGGCTGGAGCTACAAGTCtaggcaggagaggagagagagggagggaaaggtgagggaaggaagagtgctcctgggggcttccctggtggcacagaggttaagaatccgcctgccaatgcaggggacacgggttcgagccctgggctgggaacttcccacatgccacggagcaactaagtcctggcaccacaactactgagcctgcgctctagagcccgcgagccacaactactgaagcccacgtgactacagcccgtgctccgcaacgaagagtagcccccgcttgccgcaactagagaaagcacgcgtgcaaggaagacccaatgcagccaaaaataaataaataaaataaatttaaagtaaataaataaataaataagagtgcTCCTGGGGTGTGTGGTCTATGGGTCAGACTGGTTCCAAGCCCTGAGCTTGGAAGTGCAGTAGTACCTTAAAGTAAAAGGCATGGCATCAAAACGCCTTTCAACCTCACTGAAGAAGGCACgagaagttttcattttcagGCCGTACTGCTTAGAAGGGTCTCTTTTGTAAATGGTGGTTCTCTGTCCTGCATCCTTGGCCTAAAAAAGATCACATTTTGGTCTGGTGCTCTTGGAACACACCCTCAGccgcccccggcccccccccGGCCCCGCTAGCTCTGGTAAACATTCCTCACCTTGCCCTCTCCTGAGCTGACGAGAACATCCACAGCATATACTTCATGTACCTCAAATTCAACTTTCTCATGGTCCTTCCTAAAAGGAACAGAAAGGGAACCATAAAGAGCAATAAGTAATTCCTGGAGTTTAGAGTAGAAAGTAGATAAGATTAGCCTGGAGTATGGAAGGATAAATTCATGAGTAGTCTGGTATGACAGAAGGTACAGGGTGGGATACAGGGCACCTACTTCTGCTGGTCTGTGGGATTCTGGATAATGGTTTTCTCTCCATCGATGACATGCTGCTTCAATTGGTGTGACAGCATACCTGCAGATTGGACAAAGTCTATGGTACCACTCACCTAGAATCCCAAAAGGTTTCCAACCCACCCACCCAAGTAGAATCATGGAGCAGACAATGAGAGCAAAGTGCCTGGCTATGGAAACACAGGGCACTGAGGTTTTTGGCTTGGATTATGTCAGGGCCAAGATGGATCCTCAAGGGAGCAAAAGTCTTAATTTTGCAAAACCACTCATACTTAGACCCCCAACCCTACTATCTGAAGTCTCACCTTCTATTGGTGTGCAATTAAATGAGTGGGCAACTTTGTTCCAGGCTTCTGTCACTTGTGTGTTCTAGAAGTACAAGATCAAATAAAAGATAAGATACACAGGCTAGTAAGTTGTCTACCATGAGAACAAGAAGCATAAAAGAACTGAGAGATCTAATATCCTCAAGCAAGTGCAATGATTCTCATTGGTTTTTCATTTCATAGGCCCTATCATCCCTACAACCTAGAAATTACATTTGCATACcattttacaaagcactttcatgaAGATGGTCTACTTAGATAACGATTCTCTAAGGTGAATAGTGCAGATCTACAACCCAAtctagaggaggaaactgaggctcagaaaggttataTGATTTGCCCAGGGTTAAACCAGTTAACCAAACGAACCTGGTATAAACCCAGGTTTTCTGACCATAGTGTTTAGTCCATTATACTTGGAATTCTAACCTGTTGAAAGGGTATAGAAACTCTTTTTTACATGGATGATCTCAATCTTCACAGCCATGTGATAATAAGGCACAATTTAAttttccccactttacagatgaggaaatttgaACTTGAAGTTATTTAAAATCAGTATGGGGTGGCAACAGGGTGAGAATCCAGAAAGTCTAATGTCACAGCTAGACAACAGCCACTATATTAACAGTACCTTTCAGTGAAAAGACacaatataaataatgaaaagac is part of the Phocoena sinus isolate mPhoSin1 chromosome 10, mPhoSin1.pri, whole genome shotgun sequence genome and encodes:
- the PA2G4 gene encoding proliferation-associated protein 2G4, with amino-acid sequence MSGEDEQQEQTIAEDLVVTKYKMGGDIANRVLRSLVEASCSGVSVLSLCEKGDAMIMEETGKIFKKEKEMKKGIAFPTSISVNNCVCHFSPLKSDQDYILKEGDLVKIDLGVHVDGFIANVAHTFVVDVALGTQVTGRKADVIKAAHLCAEAALRLVKPGNQNTQVTEAWNKVAHSFNCTPIEGMLSHQLKQHVIDGEKTIIQNPTDQQKKDHEKVEFEVHEVYAVDVLVSSGEGKAKDAGQRTTIYKRDPSKQYGLKMKTSRAFFSEVERRFDAMPFTLRAFEDEKKARMGVVECAKHELLQPFNVLYEKEGEFVAQFKFTVLLMPNGPMRITSGPFEPDLYKSEMEVQDAELKALLQSSASRKTQKKKKKKASKTAENATSGETLEENEAGD